The following proteins come from a genomic window of Dreissena polymorpha isolate Duluth1 chromosome 1, UMN_Dpol_1.0, whole genome shotgun sequence:
- the LOC127864503 gene encoding peptidyl-tRNA hydrolase 2, mitochondrial-like isoform X2 — protein sequence MRHSTKFFLIRSVHEEATLLVPNPLDIKDITPLSTTMNVEDSGPEFKPKEEIVQTLLSLGFSRNAAIKGCYYTGNYNADLAAAWVIENQDKNLDGPLEEDVEFEGAEDDDEAEFPEGLDMYKMVLVVNAELNMGVGKVGAQCAHAAVQLHRMMIDNLQKYGEMLGFWEQFGETKIVLKADNAAQLVDLSKQAQAKDLPNYIVQDAGRTQIAAGSQTVLGIIGKLDVVDSITGKLKLL from the exons ATGCGCCACTCGACTAAATTTTTCCTCATAAGAAGCGTGCACGAAGAGGCAACGCTACTTGTACCGA ATCCCTTGGACATTAAAGACATCACACCTCTCTCCACTACCATGAATGTTGAAGATTCAG GCCCAGAGTTCAAGCCTAAGGAAGAAATTGTACAGACTTTGCTTTCCCTAGGGTTCTCTCGTAATGCTGCAATCAAG GGATGTTACTACACAGGGAATTACAATGCGGACCTTGCTGCGGCCTGGGTCATAGAGAACCAGGATAAAAATCTTGATGGACCTTTGGAG GAGGACGTTGAGTTCGAGGGCGCggaagatgatgatgaagctgAGTTTCCCGAGGGCCTGGACATGTACAAGATGGTGCTCGTGGTGAACGCAGAGTTGAACATGGGGGTGGGGAAGGTTGGGGCTCAGTGCGCGCACGCCGCGGTGCAGCTGCACAGAATGATGATCGATAACCTGCAGAAGTACGGAGAAATGTTGGGGTTCTGGGAACAGTTTGG GGAGACAAAGATTGTCCTAAAGGCAGACAATGCAGCACAGCTTGTGGATCTGTCAAAGCAGGCTCAAGCCAAAGACCTTCCAAACTACATTGTACAGGATGCTGGCAGAACACAG attGCTGCTGGGTCTCAGACAGTGTTGGGTATCATTGGCAAACTGGATGTCGTGGACTCCATCACGGGAAAGTTGAAATTACTCTGA
- the LOC127864503 gene encoding peptidyl-tRNA hydrolase 2, mitochondrial-like isoform X1: MLVLFILVLVFFNLNKCLVNSPTFSFGQQSCCESFSTRLNPLDIKDITPLSTTMNVEDSGPEFKPKEEIVQTLLSLGFSRNAAIKGCYYTGNYNADLAAAWVIENQDKNLDGPLEEDVEFEGAEDDDEAEFPEGLDMYKMVLVVNAELNMGVGKVGAQCAHAAVQLHRMMIDNLQKYGEMLGFWEQFGETKIVLKADNAAQLVDLSKQAQAKDLPNYIVQDAGRTQIAAGSQTVLGIIGKLDVVDSITGKLKLL, translated from the exons atgcttgttttatttatacTAGTATTAGTGTTTTTTAACCTAAATAAGTGTCTTGTTAATTCGCCTACGTTTTCATTCGGACAACAATCGTGTTGCGAATCATTTTCGACGAGACTTA ATCCCTTGGACATTAAAGACATCACACCTCTCTCCACTACCATGAATGTTGAAGATTCAG GCCCAGAGTTCAAGCCTAAGGAAGAAATTGTACAGACTTTGCTTTCCCTAGGGTTCTCTCGTAATGCTGCAATCAAG GGATGTTACTACACAGGGAATTACAATGCGGACCTTGCTGCGGCCTGGGTCATAGAGAACCAGGATAAAAATCTTGATGGACCTTTGGAG GAGGACGTTGAGTTCGAGGGCGCggaagatgatgatgaagctgAGTTTCCCGAGGGCCTGGACATGTACAAGATGGTGCTCGTGGTGAACGCAGAGTTGAACATGGGGGTGGGGAAGGTTGGGGCTCAGTGCGCGCACGCCGCGGTGCAGCTGCACAGAATGATGATCGATAACCTGCAGAAGTACGGAGAAATGTTGGGGTTCTGGGAACAGTTTGG GGAGACAAAGATTGTCCTAAAGGCAGACAATGCAGCACAGCTTGTGGATCTGTCAAAGCAGGCTCAAGCCAAAGACCTTCCAAACTACATTGTACAGGATGCTGGCAGAACACAG attGCTGCTGGGTCTCAGACAGTGTTGGGTATCATTGGCAAACTGGATGTCGTGGACTCCATCACGGGAAAGTTGAAATTACTCTGA
- the LOC127864503 gene encoding probable peptidyl-tRNA hydrolase 2 isoform X3 — MNVEDSGPEFKPKEEIVQTLLSLGFSRNAAIKGCYYTGNYNADLAAAWVIENQDKNLDGPLEEDVEFEGAEDDDEAEFPEGLDMYKMVLVVNAELNMGVGKVGAQCAHAAVQLHRMMIDNLQKYGEMLGFWEQFGETKIVLKADNAAQLVDLSKQAQAKDLPNYIVQDAGRTQIAAGSQTVLGIIGKLDVVDSITGKLKLL; from the exons ATGAATGTTGAAGATTCAG GCCCAGAGTTCAAGCCTAAGGAAGAAATTGTACAGACTTTGCTTTCCCTAGGGTTCTCTCGTAATGCTGCAATCAAG GGATGTTACTACACAGGGAATTACAATGCGGACCTTGCTGCGGCCTGGGTCATAGAGAACCAGGATAAAAATCTTGATGGACCTTTGGAG GAGGACGTTGAGTTCGAGGGCGCggaagatgatgatgaagctgAGTTTCCCGAGGGCCTGGACATGTACAAGATGGTGCTCGTGGTGAACGCAGAGTTGAACATGGGGGTGGGGAAGGTTGGGGCTCAGTGCGCGCACGCCGCGGTGCAGCTGCACAGAATGATGATCGATAACCTGCAGAAGTACGGAGAAATGTTGGGGTTCTGGGAACAGTTTGG GGAGACAAAGATTGTCCTAAAGGCAGACAATGCAGCACAGCTTGTGGATCTGTCAAAGCAGGCTCAAGCCAAAGACCTTCCAAACTACATTGTACAGGATGCTGGCAGAACACAG attGCTGCTGGGTCTCAGACAGTGTTGGGTATCATTGGCAAACTGGATGTCGTGGACTCCATCACGGGAAAGTTGAAATTACTCTGA
- the LOC127864504 gene encoding uncharacterized protein LOC127864504, translating into MESNQHNQQPNYTERKGPWSAGNQIGPASRRKRDRHGAQHTRAIKGTSTPANTDTDMSKHIALETEAELRDSSPMSDLDAKTWTLGSIPSPNKFSPFKVPTKSGNVTPGSALKQDFVYKASGQVTQSSNTTVVNVHKSDLNKLGYRDLEHWLSVPGHVYIGRDMSRYVPGAIGSIWGNPFRSRKLGNAESCQMYRQYVINDTRIQSNGKTLLESLSELKGKTLGCWCHPEQCHGHMLVELIAEYCP; encoded by the exons atggaatcaaaccaACATAATCAGCAGCCAAATTATACAGAAAG GAAAGGTCCATGGTCAGCCGGAAACCAAATAGGACCAGCGTCACGGCGTAAGAGGGATCGCCACGGGGCACAGCATACCCGTGCCATCAAAGGCACCAGCACTCCAGCTAACACAGACACCGACATGTCAAAGCATATCGCATTGGAAACTGAAGCTGAACTACGTGACTCATCACCCATGTCAGACCTGGATGCTAAAACATGGACTTTGGGATCAATCCCTTCACCAAATAAGTTCAGTCCTTTCAAAGTCCCAACAAAAAGTGGCAATGTCACACCGGGCAGTGCGTTGAAACAGGACTTTGTTTATAAAGCCAGCGGTCAAGTCACGCAGAGCAGTAATACCACGGTAGTCAATGTCCACAAATCTGACCTTAACAAACTCGGCTACAGGGACTTGGAGCACTGGTTGTCAGTTCCGGGTCATGTCTACATAGGGCGCGACATGAGTCGTTACGTGCCCGGAGCCATTGGAAGCATTTGGGGCAACCCCTTCAGGTCTCGGAAGCTTGGCAACGCCGAGTCCTGTCAGATGTACAGGCAGTACGTCATCAATGATACTCGTATACAGAGCAATGGCAAAACTCTACTGGAGTCATTATCAGAGCTTAAG GGAAAGACCCTCGGTTGCTGGTGTCATCCCGAGCAATGTCACGGTCACATGCTAGTGGAGCTCATAGCAGAGTACTGCCCATGA
- the LOC127864501 gene encoding serine/threonine-protein kinase RIO3-like, giving the protein MEGIVAEGHTQTLVKPSPWGKAVQSSPWGQSTNQNAAPCSLEEVMSEQLASELQQEEDKTCGFPEAAGVDVEPEIQELIEAANSEGDTSSDVVLARMLQMQYDQEHNQLLQAQESHLNKCNTVKVSFEKYKLEYPAFSDDEKEDSQCFDDEYENKKTEWEKSPVVASSKGYSGRGKNIVTKHDAVICGRKNASKMMDFTPEFESGDCEEMDMRLPNNVYNHLKRHSNKADRRQQKLHEKKEHSTAEHAMDPRTRLLLYKLVNSGTLESISGSISTGKESVVLHAYGGRIEGRTLATEVAIKVFKTTLSEFKTREKYVHGDHRFSKDDYKKQNPRKIIKMWAMKECANLGRMHKFNIPCPVVQIIKKHVLVMTFIGEDRKPAPKLKHAKLSAENIEDAYDQVVKIMRKMYLKCGLVHADLSEYNMLWHADTVWIIDVSQAVYLDHPRALEFLYRDSTNVVNFFSESGAHAVMTPEQLFNKVTDLDIRGQGSDFIAQVQRYAKEKSQELIANEKSDKNYAFDYFFDKSVRDKSNFDTLIISDSDSEEDDEDVDDEVCSDIKEEGYMDVIYDTANVVDNACSDDNNATAGEVDNLKDENCKNGSRGGVCEDNEAGEMKEVSINDETAQGSS; this is encoded by the exons ATGGAAGGCATCGTAGCAGAAGGGCATACCCAAACACTAGTGAAACCATCACCATGGGGAAAGGCTGTCCAATCAAGTCCCTGGGgtcaatcaaccaatcagaatgCTGCCCCTTGTAGTCTAGAAGAAGTGATGAGCGAACAGTTGGCTAGCGAGCTTCAACAAGAAGAAGACAAAACGTGCGGCTTTCCGGAGGCTGCCGG TGTTGATGTAGAGCCAGAAATCCAGGAGCTTATAGAAGCAGCGAACAGTGAAGGGGACACAAGCAGTGACGTAGTTCTGGCCCGCATGCTTCAGATGCAGTACGACCAGGAACACAACCAGCTGCTCCAGGCACAGGAGTCACACCTCAATAAGTGCAACACTG TGAAAGTGTCGTTTGAGAAGTACAAGTTAGAATACCCAGCTTTCAGTGATGATGAAAAGGAAGACAGCCAGTGCTTTGATGATGAGTACGAGAACAAGAAGACAGAATGGG AGAAAAGTCCAGTAGTGGCATCATCCAAAGGATATTCTGGCCGAGGAAAAAACATCGTTACAAAGCATGATGCAGTCATTTGTGGGCGGAAAAACGCTTCAAAAATGATGGAC TTCACGCCCGAGTTTGAGAGTGGGGACTGTGAAGAAATGGACATGCGGCTGCCAAACAACGTTTATAATCATCTGAAACGACACAGCAATAAAGCAGACAGACGTCAGCAAAAACTACACGAGAAGAAGGAACACTCCACTGCG GAGCATGCCATGGATCCACGTACACGCCTCCTGCTTTACAAGCTGGTGAACAGTGGCACCCTTGAGTCGATCAGTGGCAGTATCAGCACTGGGAAGGAGTCTGTCGTGCTACACGCTTATGGAGGAAG GATAGAGGGCAGAACCCTCGCGACAGAAGTGGCAATCAAGGTGTTCAAAACAACGCTGAGCGAGTTCAAGACTCGAGAGAAGTACGTTCATGGCGACCATCGCTTCTCCAAGGATGACTACAAGAAACAGAACCCCAGGAAGATCATCAAGATGTGGGCCATGAAGGAGTGTGCTAATCTGGGCAG AATGCACAAATTCAACATCCCATGTCCAGTGGTACAGATCATAAAGAAGCATGTCCTGGTGATGACCTTCATAGGGGAGGACCGCAAACCTGCACCGAAACTGAAACATGCCAAACTGTCAGCAGAAAATATAGAGGACGCTTATGACCAGGTGGTGAAG ATTATGCGTAAGATGTACCTGAAGTGTGGCCTGGTACATGCGGACCTCAGTGAGTACAACATGTTGTGGCATGCAGACACAGTGTGGATCATTGACGTTTCACAAGCGGTGTACCTAGACCACCCTCGAGCTCTCGAGTTCCTCTATAGGGACTCCACCAATGTGGTTAAC TTCTTCTCTGAAAGTGGAGCCCATGCAGTGATGACCCCTGAGCAGCTGTTTAACAAGGTTACCGACCTGGATATCAGGGGTCAAGGGTCAGACTTCATTGCACAG GTGCAGAGATATGCAAAAGAGAAAAGTCAAGAGCTAATTGCGAATGAAAAAAGTGACAAAAACTATGCGTTTGATTACTTCTTTGATAAATCCGTAAGGGACAAGAGCAATTTCGATACGCTGATTATTTCCGACTCGGACAGCGAAGAAGACgatgaagatgttgatgatgaaGTTTGTAGTGATATTAAAGAAGAAGGATATATGGATGTAATATATGATACTGCTAATGTTGTGGATAATGCTTGTAGTGACGATAATAATGCTACTGCTGGTGAAGTTGATAATCTAAAAGATGAAAATTGTAAGAATGGTAGCAGGGGTGGTGTGTGTGAAGACAATGAAGCAGGTGAAATGAAGGAGGTTTCTATAAATGATGAGACTGCACAGGGTTCCAGCTAG